GGTAAAACATGCCTACCTATTGTGTTACACCTTTGGGGGCCTTACTGCAGTTgtattatacatattataatTATACATTGTATTATTTGGGTAGGGAGGAATCATTAAGAGGAATGATTCACAAATGGAATTTGTGAATTGGGTGCCTTGTATTTAGTTTTTAAAGTAAACGACACAGCAGTGTTCCTTGTAGGATTTTATTTTCACTTGAATTCAAGGTAGCAAAAATGGCTAcaactgaaataaaataaactctAACACGTTACAATCAAAAGGTGCTTCACCACCTCGGAAAATAAAGCTTCTTTGTGTCCGCACACATGAATGAAAGCGTTGAACCAGCAGCGAAGGGCACACCGCCCCTACTGGCACACGATGCAAAATAAAGTACAAAATAACAAATCTGTATTGTTGTCTGTATGTGAACTATGAGAAGTTTATATCAGTTTGACACAGTTTTACATCTTTAGTTCCCCTATGGTGAGAGAACTCATTGGTGTTTTGACTAAAAAAGGCAAAAATGTAAGAACAATTATTCTGACAAAGAGTTTCCAAACCACTGGTGTTATTGCTGTTTTACTGGATGCTTGAAGCGACACTCTCGATCAAACCAAGACGTGGTTGGATAATACCTGTCTGATTACatataggcacacacacgcacaaaatagATCACCATTTTTTACAAATGATAAAACTGAAATATCGTAGTGACAAAAGCACTAAATTCTATAATACAAAAGGCAATCACAGACTGCAAATGTCCCAGGAAGCAGCGCAGGGCCCTGTCCTTCACACTGTTCCCGTAGCCTAAACACTATTCATTCACCGTCTTCACCAGAATACGGTGGACACGTGAGATGGGGAAAGTGATTGGTGAGAATGGAAGGGCCGCGGAGACCAATGAAACGATCCGTTCCCAAACGAAAGCTCTGCCTCACAATACTTCAATATACTGacgaccctctctctctccaaatacAATCCTTTAAAGCCAATAAAACCAAAATATAACCTCGCTGGATCACTCTACTGCTCTAGAATATATCCACATGCCACCAAAACACACTGCActctgacctctagggggcgttcactttatatattaaatatcaCTTCCATGCATATTTGGGATCACTAAcgtcagtctttttttttttttttttttactttcttcaGGTTGCCGTTTGAAAACAGACCCAGAGAACGACAGCACCACCTGCTGGGGAACAAGAGGCAGGACCTCACCTTGAAGCTTTTTCCCTTTATAACCATCTTATGTCTATAAGAATACACCATGGCAGCTTCGTCTCCAGCGATACAACCACACAaccgtgcacgcacacatacactcagagGTGGATGGTTGTGGTTGTGAAGGGCTATTGGTGATCCTTGTCTTCCCGTTATAgccggtggggtgggggggtggggaggctAGCCCCGGTGATGTAGAGATGAAAACATGGCACGTTATGGTGGGTGGGCGGGAAAAGGGGGGAACAGGCCCAAGCAACTCAGAgtccttttttcttcttcctctctcccgtGTCACCGTGTGGTAGTTCCTCCACGACGTCCAGACAGAGACTTCAGTCATCAGTCAATGTGTGGCttctcccctccaccctgaaaacacaaaaatacatgGAGGCTTAACATCTTAACCAGTAGGGCTATAGCTAACTAGGACCGTGACACCTTAACCACTGAGTTAAAGCTGACCGGACCGTAACCCCGTAACCACTAAGGCCCGTCCTGACAGAGCCGATCTTTTGGTagttcggccgaccgtccagacggagccggcgaatccggtgcccgaaaccgcacatttctgacaccatgtccgagggtggtttcaaatctatccggacctatgcggtttcgtgttaggattcgtgtggacgcctgaaacgcaaacgatgacgtcatcgccccacccttcgaccctctagccaatgaatTTAGTCACTTTGCAGACGCTGGTAACCAACTGAACCGACTCAATGACTCAATTGCTAGTACATTTTTGACCTTTTTCACAGCAGGTTAATAACATTTCTCAGCATGTATCTTAGGCATCTTTCTCAAGAAATGCTCCCAGGTAAACGGCAGACACTGGGAATAATAACCCAAACCATAAGACTATCTTATCCTGCTCAACCAGCCACAGGGTCTCACAATGGCCCCCTTGCAAATGGTTGAAAACCTTTCTGTAAAGAAAGAGATGGTCTTGGAGATTTAAGCACACCCATGTTCCCAATAGTCCCTAAATGTCCTACATTAGCACTGGAACAACAACCAGGGGATATATTTAGTCCAACCGAACACTGGCCTTGGTCCAGCTGCTCCTTGGTCTAAAAGGGAGTCAGGCTCATCTCCGTTCACTACAAACTACAGCTGGTCTTTCACTTCCTCTGACTGCAGGAAATTATAAACGGCGAGTCAGCAGAGAGAAATGGAAACACTTGATAAAACGTTCATATTTAAACAGCGACTCACAGCTTTAACAGCTTTAACCCTCGAGCAGCTACAAGCTTCCTGTATTAGGCCATCGGCCTTGAAACCTATTTCTATAGATTCAAGTGGAGGCAGAACGAGAGCGGGAAtgaaggagggagtgagagagggagaaggacacGAGCCAACATTCCTTCTCTGTTCCAAACACAAACAACGGGAGGGGGGCAGTAGCGACAGCCACAGAGGAAAACAACAAGTGCCGTTAATCTGGTGTCACGCCTCAAGCGGGGCACATCAGGGCTTCTGGGTAAATTAAGACATCAGTGGCAAAGGGACTTTTTAACTCTTCAACCGACTGGGGGTCCACTTTAAGACACTTTGAAACTgtgggacttttttttttttaacgtgaCTTTTGTacctttgttttggtttgatgcATGTTTAGTTTTTAATTCACACTTTTGCCCAAAGTGACTTCAAAGTGAGACACAGATACATTCATTAAAGGAGAAGGTAGAGGttaaacagtacagagacaggtcattaaggagcaggtaggggttggacagtaaagagacaggtcattaaggagcaggtaggggttggacagtacagagacaggtcagtaaggagcaggtaggggttggacagtacagagacaggtcagtaaggagcaggtaggggttggacagtacagagacaggtcattaaggagcaggtaggggttggacagtaaagagacaggtcattaaggagcaggtaggggttagacagtaaagagacaggtcattaaggagcaggtaggggttgaacagtaaagagacaggtcattaaggagaaggcAGGGGCAAGGGGTCAACCTTCTGTAGGATGCCTTCAGGTTAGACTGGGGACATTGGGGATCTTATTCAGCGTCTTTCAGTTGAGAGTCAAAGACCCAAATAATGTGCGGGTAACATGAATGTCTCCATGACAACAGATGTTGTTGTTACAGTGACAATGATCACCATTTTGGTCACTAAAGTCATTAGTAAAAGAATCGGAAATCATATATTATATGCTAGTTTACATGAATGTCAGTGGCAGGTGGTTACCATGGCAAGCTGGCGGCCGATGTTGCCCATGGTTACGCCTCCAGAGAAGAAGATGCAGGGCAGCCAGGAGCGCACGTACAGGAAGTCAGGTGACGTGTACCTGAGGACAACCCACAACATGCCATTTAGTAACTATAGTTACAGACTCTTTGCAGATATTGGACCACACTTTTTAAAAGGTAACTATAGTAATATACATTATTTGAAGGTTACTAGGATCAGATTTATAGAAACTATTTGCAGCCTCTTAAGTCTTTTAAAAAAGGTAAACCCCCAACATTTCTAGGATATTTCTGACTGAAATGTATAAAGTTGATGAGCGGGAAATTCTCTTTAAATCTGCTTCCTGCTAAATAACTTCCTGCACGTCTAGCTCTTGCGACAGTGACTTGAGTTCTGTGGAAGTTTTGATGACCCCCAATAACCTGCACCTAAGAAAGCCAATGTGGCCATTTTTTCTAATAGGTCACCACTCTTGTATTTGCCTTGCACAGCACGGCAAATACACATTTTTTCGATAAAACCGGTAAAACAGGCTATTTCATCATTCCGTCATCAAAAAGCGGGCCCTTTTTAGAGCAAGCAAAATGGGAGGGGACCTACTGGTAGACTCCGTTGTACACCAGCAGCTGTGTGATGACGGTGGCCAGGAAGGCGGTGGTGATGCCCAGGCCGAAGCCGCTGCGGGAGCGGTCGAACGTCCACCACAGGCCCAGGGACAGCGCCGCCAGCGTGAGGGACAGCTGCACGTTGTTGGCAAAGTCCAGCTTCTGTAGGACAGCAGGTTAAGGGGCAAATACACAAGCAAACCTGCAGTACAactaggaggagaggagcaggtcGTTCTGCTTTTAGTCATTTAGATCTCGTTTCCAGCTGTGAATTTATAGTTTCAGATTTCAGAGCGTCTGGGTTGACAGTTAATGTAAACATTGGTGTGAACCAGCTTCAGGGAGTTTCAGAACTCTATGTGAACCAGGTTAACAGATGTCTAACATACAATTATTCTGAACAACAGTGTTGTAATGTCAGATTTCTTTCTGTGCAAGAGACTTAACAGCTAAATAATATATGAAGGAACAAGCAGAATATCAGTCCAATTCAGAATCTCTTTGTGCAAGACACACGACACATGTTGTTCAGATGTTGATGAACAGTTGTTCATCTAGTCGTGACTGAGTTTCTGGGTGAAAGGATACGACACTGGCGTGGTTGATGCCCACGAACACTGCGATGCAGCGCATGACGCTCGCCCACTCCCTCTTGAACTTATGGGGTTCCCCGAGGTGGCTGTCGATACAGGGGTACAGCAGGCCGATGACAGCTGGAACAGACAACCACTGTGCGTTAGGTCACGCCTCATTCTTTGGTTAACACAGGATTACTTTCACTTCTGCATAAACGAGCCGTCTCTGTATTTGCATATTTTCAGCAGTTCCTGGCTGCTTTAGTGGAGTTGGCCACCGCCGAGATCTTATTccatttttcttttaattttaGGAAAGAGGTTGATATGACTTAAAACTTGTTAAAAAAGAATAATGACCAAAAATGTTAAAATAGTCAAGTCAAACAAGTTAGAGGTAAATTAATACAAGCATAtatcaaacaacattgtttatgttgttataaCACACGTACAAAATAGTCAATACTGTCCTATCACACTGCGAAACACATATACTAACAcatgtaaaaataaattcacATATTTACTTGTATTATTAACATTTATTGTCATGTAAAGATGGGTTTCGCTTTCGGCAGAAGCTTTTTTTTTGCGTAATATGGACTTCCTTGTTATCCAGACAGGCGGGAGGAAAGCTCCGCCCACTTCCCCTCACCCGTTATGAAAGCGACCAATCACAGAGCTGCTTACGCAGCTACGTGCACGGTAGTTTTATATTGGAGCCAATAGGAAGGCACACCAGGCAAGGACATACTCATTGAGCACCCAGACAAAACAACTGGAGTCTATTATACATGTTTATCTATTTATATGAACCTATCAACAGCACAGAGACTTAGCAAATACTTAACCTTTGCATATCATGTTGTCCCTTTATTATACGGATATTCTCTACATTTAAATTCTGAAAACAGCTCCCCACTTCTCAGATCCTCCCCACTGCAAGCCCAACGAGTCTCACTTAAATAGCACTCACAACTTGGCTCGTAGAACACtcatatatctataaatatcatTAGAAACGTATATCAACATATCTCCTATAATAAACGAACTTACCGGCCCCGGTCCCGCAGCAAGGAGGGATCCACCAGGCGGAGGAGAACAGCGTGCTCATCACCTCCTCAGGGAACAGCGTGACGTGTCTCTGGATCTGCAGCAGGTTGAGCACCAGCGCCAGAAACACTCCGACGGCGAACAGAACCAGACCCCGCCGGAGGAGGTTGGCGGCCCGGTCGCTGTGCAGCGAGCCGTAGGCCCCCCGGAGCACCGTGGTGATAATGGAGAGCATGTCTACGGCCTTCGGAGCCACAACCCGGTCCTCAGAGTCCCCCCGAGAAGGCGCACAGGAACACGTCCAGCAGTGGTCTTCTAGTCTGGGCATTTGGGTCTGGCACGACTGGAGGGGGGCAAAGTCACAAAAAGAGTCGGTACCCGCTGGTCTAGATCTAAACTGACCGGACTGGGCCGTGTTGGACGTCATATTGAGCCCCACGCTAAAGGACTGAATGTATTTAGAAGTAAAGAAGCATGAAGTGTGCAGAGCTTGAAGTGGAGCTGGGCGCCTACCTGGATGTCTAATGTTGCAGACACAGTCCTCGGTTCTCTTCTTCCGCAACCTGGTGGAGAGAGTGTCGGCTCTTTGGTCTCAAACGAAATACTAATACTGTTGTTTGACTCTCCTTTAGACAACTAGCAGAGACGAGGGGGTCTTCAGCTCAGATCGATGTTCAGACTGACTCTGCTCCCACTGCACAAAACAATCACAGCTGGGTCGGGTGAGGatcgtcagccaatcagagcgcgGCGGGTGATCTGACGTGTCACCCCTGACCACGCCTCCTCCGGCTCGTACGGTATGATCAGGCGAGCTTTTTCGGTAGTCGGTGCTCGCGGGGAGGGTCAGGTGAAGGTGGTGCAGGTGTGCCCGGTGCTGCAGATATTCAACTGTTTTGGCCCGGATTTCTACTCGGGACCATTACATTATAAATAGTGAAGCAAATGAAACGAACTTTTCACAGACGATAGACCTATCTGTGATCTTCTGCTATATACCATACGTTAACTTGGGTGCCTATATATAgagatttatttgtatttgaacTTAAAGTAAAAACTAAGTATTTTTACTTAAGAATATCAAGCGATTGCAGATCTGAAAAATGCGTAAAGGTCTTGCAGAAAATCGATAAAGTAAACCAGTACGCTAGGGTAGTAGGTTAGTGGAGAGACTATTTCCGCAGTAAGTATTGCGCGCGGGGGTCTGCTTATATAGCCGTGTGTACGGGGCGGCGGCACACCTGGCCTTGTTTACATACCAGAGTTCACCTGAGAGGAGCGTGGCAGAGGGGTTGTTCTCGGATGTTTTCCGACAGAAACATGGGTTTGTTTTGCAAGCCGGCGGCTGCCATGAACTTTTTTCACCATGCATGCaaacattaataaaataaacactgaTGGGTGATCCACAAAGTAAATGACCTTGTTTTAATTGCTTGGCAGGCTATTAGGTCAATGAtcaaattaaatatttaaaatctTGAAAGTGGTCCATTGCAGACAACTGGAGGTTTGGTGAGTCATCTTACATACCCAGTGGCCACCAGAGAGGGAAGTTAAGAGGCATATCTGTACTTTaaccaataggcctacatatttcaGAGTCCTTGTTTCAGATGGCTGTCTGTACTCTGTGTGGGGGAGAGCTATGGACTGGTTGTGTGATTGGACTGAGAACTCTGTTATTTAACAGACTGGGTCTGCAGACAGAACAGAAGGGCATCATCAGGATTACATCTTAGAAAGAACTTTCCTAAACATGTCTCTTCAAATGCCCCTTTTTAATTTTGCTGTCCTCTAATCACTCGTGTCTTCTTTTGTTTAAATACAACTCAAATGTTTGTGATTCTGAAAATAAGGCTGATGATTTAAAGTAATTTCTTATTTCCCTGTTCAGTACTGTCTAGTGCTGCTGTTGATTGATGTCTGTTAGTTCCCCGTCAGGTTAGCCCGGATGAATGTATTTCCGTGAACTCTCACTCATCCTGTTTGTTGAGCTCAATCATCACATGGTATTCATTATTCTCTTCACAGAGCACCTGTctgcgctctgattggctgtagtttGATCTCAATGAAATCCATTCTGTACTGGAACGCCCGACACGCATCAAGCTCATAGAATAGACTGCTTCACTGTGGAGAGAATATAGCGATAACCAGCTCATAGACTAGACCGTGTCTATGAGGTGGTTATAAACATTGTGGAGTGAGTATACATATAACCAGAGATTAGACCAGACCACTTCACTGATGAGCGAGTATTCAGATAACCCGAGATTAGATCAGACCGCTTCACTGTTGAAAGAGATTATAGATAACCAGAGACTTTACAAGACCGCTTCACTGTGGAGATAGTATATAGATACCTAGGCCGCACTGTGGAGACAGTACGCATTAACCAGAGATTAGACTAGACCGCTAGCTGGACGTTGATGCTCGATGAAGTCCCCTGCCTGTCCCACTAACAGCACTAacctggggtggaggggggaggatgcaTGGGGATtggggagcaggaggggaggacagatgaggagggaggagagggttgggggagagggaggagaggagggatggagagagggagtgggagaggagggatgggagagagtgaggagaggtgggatgggggaggagaggaaactgGGGAGGGATAGAGTGAGGCAGGAGAAAAGGGCTGGTGGAGCGAAAGTGAGGTCACAGAGCAAGTGGGGCTATAGGGACCAGAAGGCCTCCCAACTAGAGCTGTCCCAGTTAGACTAACACAAgtgggtgtgtgggtctgtgtgtgtgtgtgtgtgtgtgtgtgtgtgtgtgtgtgtgtgtgtgtgtgtgtgtgtgtgtgtgtgtgtgcatctgtgttcaTGACTTTGCAATTCACAACACTTGACTGAAATAAGGAGGTTAAGGTTAGTTATGATAAATTTAAGGTGCTTAAACTAAGTTATGATTTATATAAGTTGTTTAAGGTAAGTCATGGTTCATGTAAGGTGAGGGGTTTTAGTTAAGTTATCGTTAATGTAGGTGATTAGGTTAAGTTATGGTTAATGCAAGGTAATGAGGTAGTTCGGTAAGGCATGATTTACGTTGGTTAAGGTAGGTTATGGTTAATCTAAGTCAAGTGAGGTGGCTAAGGAAAGTAATGGCTAATGAAAGGTATGGATGAGGTTAGGTTAAGGTAAGTAAGGGCCAATATAAGGTGGTttagtgagtgagtaagtgtgtgtgtgtttgtgtgttcttatCTGCCTGTCGTGACGGTACAATCAGCCCTCTGAAACCCTCAGGATCAGGTAAGAGAgaaccgaccaatcacagcccttctcTAGGGGggatggtgctgtgtgtgtctatgtgcgagagagagcgaaagagggcAAGAGGGAGGGGCAAAGATAAGATGTCAATAATAACGAACACGTTTGCCGTTTGTCAAACATCACCCAAGAGTCAGgtgattttttattaaatgaggCCAGACTCTCTCCCTAGTGGACCCAGACTCTCCCTCTAGTGGACCCAGACTCTCCCTCTAGTGGACCCAGACTCTCCCTCTAGTGGACCCAGACTCTCCCTCTAGTGGACCCAGACTCTCCCTCTATGGACTCATACTCTCCCTCTAGTGGACCCAGACTCTCCCTCTAGTGGACCCAGACTCTCCCTCTAGTGGACCCAGACTCTCCCTCTAGT
This is a stretch of genomic DNA from Gadus macrocephalus chromosome 23, ASM3116895v1. It encodes these proteins:
- the insig1 gene encoding insulin-induced gene 1 protein; the protein is MPRLEDHCWTCSCAPSRGDSEDRVVAPKAVDMLSIITTVLRGAYGSLHSDRAANLLRRGLVLFAVGVFLALVLNLLQIQRHVTLFPEEVMSTLFSSAWWIPPCCGTGAAVIGLLYPCIDSHLGEPHKFKREWASVMRCIAVFVGINHASVKLDFANNVQLSLTLAALSLGLWWTFDRSRSGFGLGITTAFLATVITQLLVYNGVYQYTSPDFLYVRSWLPCIFFSGGVTMGNIGRQLAMGGGEKPHID